The DNA sequence CGACTGTCGTATTGAGCATATTGCGTGCGCCCAAGATAGGCGAGGGCCGAGCTATGCCCATATTCCGAAACGCATAATGCTTGTATTGTTTGCATTTAGCGAGCGTCCCCATACGTCCAGTGGCCTCATCAGCATGATAACAAGGTGGCTTGAGCACCTTGGCTTGCAGGCGTGCTTGTCCGGGAGTGTTGAAGTCTATCTTGAGAATCATCCCGTCGCCATTCATCAGGGGCGATGCATATTCTTTATTGGCCGTACCATCCGCATAGGTTTCGGGATAAGGCAGCCCGCCGGAGTTCACAGTTCCGACGGGAGAGGTGATATACACTGCCCCATATAAATCCTGAGGCAATTGCCCTTTTAGGGGGTATAACACATAATCTGCATCATCTCTTCTAGCAAAGATGAATGGGTATGTTTGAAAGTTGGTCGTCATTTTTGGTGTCAATAATCATTATTGATACCAAAAAAGCAAAATAGTTTTTAAACTTCAATACATAAGTCAGATTTTTATCGCACCTATACTCTAAATCCAATTATCAGTATATCATCCAGTTGCGATTCTTTCTTGCCTGAGTGTTGAACCCAATGCTCAAGATGTTCTACCAAGCTGTCTTTTTGTTCTATTACTGGTTTTTGGTGTATTTTTTGAAGTAACTCTCTAAAACCTTTGGAAGTAAGCTTTCGACCATTAGGCCCGCCGAATTGGTCTTGGTAGCCATCGGAGAAAATGTAAAAAGTAGTGCTAGGTTGAGGCACAAGAGGTTCTCCTAGCGATGGGTCTCCTGAAAGAGAAAACACTGTTTGCACAAACTTACGCTCTTTGTTATTACGCTCCCACTCCCCTCCTATTGGGCTTTTGTCGGCTTTGTATACCAACATTTCACCGTTGTGGGCAATCAACAAAGGATTCTTGGCTCCGGCAAAAGTAAGGGTGTTTGCGTGATGATCAATTGCTATAAGGGCAATGTCCATCCCATCACGGTTTTTATTTTCTTCTTGGTGCAAAGCCTGCACAATGCCTTTGTGCAGCTCTTCTAAAATCAATCCGGGAGAGCTAATGCGGCGCTGTATCACGATTTCGGTCAGCAAACTACTGCCTATAAGGCTCATAAACGCGCCAGGTACGCCGTGCCCCGTACAATCTACTGCGGCTAAGAAAGTGATGCCATTGACGTGTTTCATCCAATAGAAGTCGCCCGATACCACGTCTCTTGGTTGAAAGAGTACAAATGACTCAGGCAGGTACTGTGCCAATTCTTGTTTGGAGGGCAAAATAGCTTGTTGGATATTTTGAGCGTAGTTGATGCTAGCCTTGATATCGCGTGCTTTGATTTCGATTTCGTTTTTCTGTTCTTCGATATAGTCTTTCTGCCGCATCACTTCTACAGTACGCTCTTTTACCTTTTCTTCTAGGTTTTCATAAAGCTGTGCATTTTCGATAGAAATTGCAATCTGAGAGGACAACAGGGCTAGCAAGTTGGCTCTGTCTTGTGAAAAAACACCAGTATTGTGGCTGTTTTCAAGATACAAAAGCCCTACTAACTTCTGTTGTTTCAGCAGTGCAATCATCATCACCGACTCCGGTCTATGCTCTTGGAAATACGGGTCTTTGCTGAAGAGTTGGTTCTCGTGTGGGCGAGTCAATATAGTAGGAGGGGCGGTACTGTTATTACCTTGTAGCCGAAGGGCATAATTAATCAAGCTGTCAGGCAGCAGATTTTTAGCCTTGCGCAAGGGTAAATTCAGCAACTCATCATCTGTAGTGCTCTCTTGATTCATATTGCTGATGGCTTCCAAAAACAGTCCTGCATCTCCTTTTGAGATAATCAATGCTCCTTTGTCTGCTCCGGCATTGGCTATTACCATCCCAAGCATCTTATATACCAGTTGTTGGTATACTATTTCTTGCGATATTATCTGCGAACTCTTGATGACAACTTCTATATCTAGGCGTTGCAGCCCACCCGAAGACTTCGAGTCTTCGATGTTGCTGTGTTGAGAGCTGAACTCGCTGGCTCCCATAGTCGTCTTTTGAACCTGAATAGTCTGTCCGTTGCCTGCATCTACAAAGAGCTGTTTGAACTCATGTTCGAGCAGATAGGTCTTTTTCTCCGCCCCCCAAAGGCCATAACTACGGTAAGCTTGTAGGATGAGCAAATCAGCCAGCGTATTTTGCCCGGTCTTGAGGTAAAATCTCGCAAAGGCCTCTTGTATGAGTGCTTGGTCATTGCGCATTTGGTGGTCGTTGGCTAACTGTAGGGCTTGGTCAAACAACCGGGCTGTTTGGTATGTTTTCCCAGCTAATTGAGCCAACATTGCTTGTACAAAAGTGGCTTTTTGCGCATATACTTTGGGGTTATGAACAGCCCACTTTTGCAACATTTTCAGTGATTTGACAATAGCCGTTTTATTGCTCCCGGCCTTCGATGGGTTATGAAGACTCTCTTGCGCCAAAATAAGCGCTTTGAAGTAATAAAAGTGAGTTAAAAATGTAGTGCCTGCGCTGGCATCCTTGATAACCTCTGCCTTGGTGATGTATGACTTGCCGTCTGTGTGATTATTGAGCAAAACAGCTTCAAGTAATTTAGCCACATATGTTGAGAACAGGCTTGTTTTGTCTCCCAAAGTGATGGCTTTATCAATATACGAGTCCTCTGTCAGCGGGTGTCCTTCATAGGTTCTCAAAAAACCTTCATCACCAGACGCTTTGGCATATAAGAAACAAGCAACTAGGTGATTGTCATGTTTGGCCGGCTGCTTTAGTTCATTCTTGACCACCAGCTCTTGCGCTATAAGGCGCTCTTTTACTTTATTCAGCCCTGCCCCTGAGAATATCAGCGTACCTATACCTACCACAGAAGACAGCATTGCAAACTCAAAATCCCCGCTTTGCATGGCTTGGATATGGGTTTGATGTAATTCTTGGGCGACTTCGGTCAGGGGGCTTTTCCAGTGATTGACATTACACCCCCACACAAAACTAAGGCGGCTGGCGATATTGTCAGACTTGAGCTGGTAACGCAGCTCTACAGCGACTTTTCCTAGCTTATAGCCTCCCTCGATATCATTCAAGACCCCTGACTGTATCAGGGCGAAAGAAATGTAAGAATATGGTGAAAACAGGTTGTGACCGTTATGGTAAGCGGCTTGGGCTTGTGTTGTGATGATTAAGGGCAGGATATCCGGATTAACAAAATAGGCTGCCGGGCTAATTGTTGAAAGCAGGCGCTCGATGGCTATGTGTAGCGGGTTGTCTGTTTGAGGGCGAGTGAGAAGCTTTTCGGGTTTACTCAAGAGCGATTTTGTACGCATCACCTGCCAAATAATTTGCAATTTGGAAGGTTTGCGCGGTATTTTGATATTAAGCAACAACAAAGCCTCCAAACCTACATCAATGGCCTCCAAAAGTTTATTCTGGGCTTTGAGGATGGCTAAGTGTAGCTCATGGACAGCGACCTTATCGAGTACATTTTGGGTTTTGTGTAACAGATTTGCCACTTCGTGCTCTACGTTGGCAAAGTCGCCAGTAAGGTAGCGCGCTTGCAGGTTGGCCAAGGCCAATGCTAGGGTCAGAGAATAATGCTTTTGCCAACCATCGATTGTATGCATGAGTCTGACTCCTTCCTTGGTATAGTACAGTGCCGGCTCATACGCAGCCGAGGCGCGTGCCTTGGTTCCAGCTTGCAGGTTGAGCTGGGCTACCCGTAGCTTTTCAGCTGTTGTTTGCAACAGGGGAATACACTTGTTGTATTGGTTGACCAACTCAAAGAGATGGGTTTCGAGATACTGCTCACCGCCATACATTTCCCACAACACAGTGGCTAGGCGCAGGTGTTGGTCTTGCTTGGCCGCCTCCTCACTTACAGATTCATAAAAAGCCTGCCGTATGCGGTCGTGCGCAAATTTGTACTGTGTATGAAAGCGCTCTCCCGTATCTACAGGTATCAGCATCCCCTCCTGAAGCGCTGCATTGAGGGTCTGATTGATGGTCTTGAGTGGTAGCGACTCTAAGGTAGAAAGTACTTTGATATCAAAGAAATTGCCCAGACAAGAGGCGTATTGCAACAGGTGTTGGGTGTCGATGGGTAATTTCTGAATTTGGCGAAGCATCAGCTCTACCACATTATCACTTACCTGAAGTGCCTGTATTTTGCTGTTTTCCCAAATCCAGCAATAGTATTGTCCGTTTTGCTGGTATTCGCTACGCAAAATACCTTCTTCATACAAGTATTTCAATACCTGTATCACAAAGAAGGCATTACCCCTGGTTTTGGCATAGATATATTTGGAAAGCTGCTCAAAGTCTTGAATATCTCCCATAAAAGCCTCTCGGATGATATTGGCCACGTCTTCCTCCGAGAGGTTTTGGAGCTTGATTTCCTTGATATTAGGCCTGGTAGCGTCATCCAATTTGGCCAAATCACCCAAGAGTTGGGCAAAAGAATGTGTAGGGCTGACTTCGTTGTCGCGATAAGCTGCAATGACCAACAAAAACTTGATGCCAGGGTCAGTGAGTAACTCTTGCAACAAGGCAATAGAGGGCAGGTCTGCCCATTGCCAATCATCCACAAAGAGAATCAAAGGAGGAGACTTTTCGGCTACACACCCAATAAAGTTTTTGAGAGTATACAAAAAGCGGTTTTGTGCTTCGTTGGCCTCTACTTCGGGTAGATTGGGCTGTTTGCCCAAGATACTCTCTGTAATGGGCGAAAGCTCTGTGATTACTTTCCCCGAACTTCCTACGGCGGCTTGTAGCCTTGCTTGCCATTCTTGCAGCCTTTCTTCTGGCTCTGTCAATAACAGCTCTGTAAGTTGGTTCAAGACCTGTTGCCAAGCATAATAGGGAACATCTCGCTGAAACTGGTCAAATTTACCCTCCAAGAACACGCCTCTAGCCTCAGACATCGGCTTGTGTACTTCTGCTACCAATGCAGATTTGCCCACACCTGAAAGTCCATTGACCAATACGAGGGGCTTTTGTCCAGTCATACTTTCTTGGAAGCTTTGCATCAACAAATCAAGGGCTTGTGCACGGCCGTGTAGCTTCTGAGGTACAACAAAGCGTGTCGAAATATCGCGCAGACCCAGTTTTATTTCCTGTGGGTTGATGCCCTGTGTAGTATATTGTTTAGCCGTTTGTAAATCGTGCATTAGTCCGGCTGCTGATTGATAACGGTCTTCTGCGTTTTTAGCCAA is a window from the Eisenibacter elegans DSM 3317 genome containing:
- a CDS encoding trifunctional serine/threonine-protein kinase/ATP-binding protein/SpoIIE family protein phosphatase, translated to MQIAGYQVKEYLQQGNYTQIAEGFSGDERVILKISRLEGSYQDTSSSLYEEYQTMKSLEGSFFLRPIALLEHESKAVLVRDFFEGLSLKKHLSQKRLSIAEFFDLALQITDALIAIHQSQIIHKDLNPNNILYNPETGEIRVIDFGMSSRISLKSKNLGNPQRLEGTLSYMAPEQTGRMNRMVDHRSDLYSLGVTFYEMLSQRLPFEYTTAIELVHAHLALAPPPVQTHRSDVPRMLSEIVAKLLAKNAEDRYQSAAGLMHDLQTAKQYTTQGINPQEIKLGLRDISTRFVVPQKLHGRAQALDLLMQSFQESMTGQKPLVLVNGLSGVGKSALVAEVHKPMSEARGVFLEGKFDQFQRDVPYYAWQQVLNQLTELLLTEPEERLQEWQARLQAAVGSSGKVITELSPITESILGKQPNLPEVEANEAQNRFLYTLKNFIGCVAEKSPPLILFVDDWQWADLPSIALLQELLTDPGIKFLLVIAAYRDNEVSPTHSFAQLLGDLAKLDDATRPNIKEIKLQNLSEEDVANIIREAFMGDIQDFEQLSKYIYAKTRGNAFFVIQVLKYLYEEGILRSEYQQNGQYYCWIWENSKIQALQVSDNVVELMLRQIQKLPIDTQHLLQYASCLGNFFDIKVLSTLESLPLKTINQTLNAALQEGMLIPVDTGERFHTQYKFAHDRIRQAFYESVSEEAAKQDQHLRLATVLWEMYGGEQYLETHLFELVNQYNKCIPLLQTTAEKLRVAQLNLQAGTKARASAAYEPALYYTKEGVRLMHTIDGWQKHYSLTLALALANLQARYLTGDFANVEHEVANLLHKTQNVLDKVAVHELHLAILKAQNKLLEAIDVGLEALLLLNIKIPRKPSKLQIIWQVMRTKSLLSKPEKLLTRPQTDNPLHIAIERLLSTISPAAYFVNPDILPLIITTQAQAAYHNGHNLFSPYSYISFALIQSGVLNDIEGGYKLGKVAVELRYQLKSDNIASRLSFVWGCNVNHWKSPLTEVAQELHQTHIQAMQSGDFEFAMLSSVVGIGTLIFSGAGLNKVKERLIAQELVVKNELKQPAKHDNHLVACFLYAKASGDEGFLRTYEGHPLTEDSYIDKAITLGDKTSLFSTYVAKLLEAVLLNNHTDGKSYITKAEVIKDASAGTTFLTHFYYFKALILAQESLHNPSKAGSNKTAIVKSLKMLQKWAVHNPKVYAQKATFVQAMLAQLAGKTYQTARLFDQALQLANDHQMRNDQALIQEAFARFYLKTGQNTLADLLILQAYRSYGLWGAEKKTYLLEHEFKQLFVDAGNGQTIQVQKTTMGASEFSSQHSNIEDSKSSGGLQRLDIEVVIKSSQIISQEIVYQQLVYKMLGMVIANAGADKGALIISKGDAGLFLEAISNMNQESTTDDELLNLPLRKAKNLLPDSLINYALRLQGNNSTAPPTILTRPHENQLFSKDPYFQEHRPESVMMIALLKQQKLVGLLYLENSHNTGVFSQDRANLLALLSSQIAISIENAQLYENLEEKVKERTVEVMRQKDYIEEQKNEIEIKARDIKASINYAQNIQQAILPSKQELAQYLPESFVLFQPRDVVSGDFYWMKHVNGITFLAAVDCTGHGVPGAFMSLIGSSLLTEIVIQRRISSPGLILEELHKGIVQALHQEENKNRDGMDIALIAIDHHANTLTFAGAKNPLLIAHNGEMLVYKADKSPIGGEWERNNKERKFVQTVFSLSGDPSLGEPLVPQPSTTFYIFSDGYQDQFGGPNGRKLTSKGFRELLQKIHQKPVIEQKDSLVEHLEHWVQHSGKKESQLDDILIIGFRV